The DNA segment GTATGTTTCTCCCGCAATTCTCGTGATCTCGTCTATAATACTCTCAATAGAAATATTTCCCTTTGTATCGTTTATAGGGAAAGGTTTTTCAGTGCCGTCAAATGTTTTCATATATAATAACATTGATTTCATAGTTTCATTAGTTGGAATAGCCATAGCTTTTATAATTTATACTGGCGGAATGTTCAACAATAAATTCCTATCTCCAATTATAAACTTCTTCTATTATGGATGGTACATTTATCCAATAATGGATATTGCAGGAATATTATCTTTGAAAGTAAGTTCTGGTATATTTAACTACGTAGAAACCAAAGGAATAGATAATTCTCTCAATTATAAACTTCCAAACGGAATAATTAACTATGGTGGTCGGCTATTTAATATACTTCAAAAGGGGCTTTTAAGAGATTATTTAGGTTATTATGTGGGTGGTATTATATTATTAATTGTTATAGTAATTATTTTGATGTTAGGTGATTAAAAATGTTAACTCAGGATTTGCCAATAATAATTTTATCTATAATGTTACTTTTTTCTGCTATAGCGGTTTTATTTATAAAAGAATTTAGAAAAGCATTTTACTTAACGCTAAGTGTAAATATTATAGGGATAATAATTTTATCATTTTTCTGGATAATAGGATTCGTAGGTTATACAATATTCTCGTGTACACTATATCTGGATAATGTAGGTTACCTTTTCTCAATAATAGTGTTAATAGGGACTACTGTCGTCGTACTGGGAGGTAAATCGCACATTGAGAGTTGGAGTACTAGGTCTTCAATGTTATCTTTACTTTTGCTTACTGGACTAGGATTAGTTTACATGGCTTTTGCTTATAACATTTTGATTATATTAGGAGCTTGGGGTATATCTTCTGCAGCATCTTATGCAATTACTATGCTCAGAAAGGATTACAAGTCAGTTGATGCTGGAATCAAATATTTAATCATGGGATTAATATCTTCGTCATTTATGATATTTGGTTTTGCATTATATTTCCTTTCAGTTAATACTTTCTCTCTAAACTATTCTACAATAAAATATCCTTACCTTTTCATGCTTGGTATCTCGTTGCTTTCTATTGCCTTCTTCTTTAAATTAGGGGCTTTTCCATTCCAAGGTTGGCTTCCAGAAGTTTATATAAATGCTGATAGAATTTCTGTATCATTTATATCAAGTGTGGGAAAATTGTTAGGAATTATTCCCCTTTTAAGGATTATATCATTAGGCGATCCTACACAGAACATTATAACGTTTTTCGTTGTATTATTTTCTATCATGGCTATACTTAGTATGTTTGTAGGAAACATCATAGCGTTTTCAAGGAGAGACTTGCCTTCCATATTAGCCTTCAGTAGCATAGCACAAATGGGCTTTATTCTAATAGGATTTGTTGCCCTTAAGGTAAATACTCAAATAGCCGAAGCAGGGTTAATAACTCAAAGCTTAGCTTACGTTATAGCACAAGCAGGTCTCTTCAATTTTGTTAACTATATAGAGAAAGTTTCCGGAACTGCTAGGTTCGAGGGATTAAGAGGTCTAGCGAAATCAGATAGAGGTTTAGCTACTTCAGTCTCAATCCTGGTTTTAAGTTTGTTAGGAATTCCTCCAATTATAGGTTTCTGGGGAAAATTATTCCTATTTGAATCTGTTTACTTATATCCGTGGTTGATAATTATAGCGGTCTTAAATAGCGCAATATCTGCAGGATATTATATTCCAGTAATTAGGGAAATGTTTAGGGAAGGAGAGTTGAGTTTTGTAGAAAGCGAAGAGAGAGACAGTGTTATATTTTCTGCCATACTAAGCATAGGTATTGGTATAATATCTCCCCTAATCTTGGTGATAGTATGATAAGAGTTGGTCTTGTAGGAGTAGGAAATGTTGCGTCTGCATTAGTTCAGTCAATAGAAATGGCTAAACAAGGTATAGAAATTCCAGGAATTCTTGACTTACCTATAAGAGCTGATGAAATAGAAATAGTTACTGCTTTTGATGTAGATAAAAGAAAGGTTGGAAAGAAATTATCAGAGGCCATTTTTTCAAAGCCTAATGTAGTTCAAAAGTATGTAGATGTTAAAAACGATGTTGAAGTATTAAGAGGTCCCACTTTAGATGGTATAGATGAACAACTGTCTAAAGTTATTGAAGAATCAGAAGAGAAACCCGTGAATGTTAAAGAAGTATTAAAGGAAAACAATGTAGACGTTGTAATCAATTTATTACCGGCTGGAGCAGATAAGGCTAGCTTATTTTATGCTGAGGAGAGCCTCTCCGCTAATTCCTCATTTATTAATGCAACTCCTTCTAATGTAACAGAGAGAATAGGGGATAAGTATAAGGAAGCAAAGATACCAATTTTTGGAGACGATTTACTTAGTCAAATAGGTGGCACAATCTTTCATTCCGGTATAATTGAATTTTTGCAGAAAAGGGGAGTAAAAATTTTAAGATCTTACCAAATTGACATAGCTGGAAATACAGAAACTTTTGCGACTTTAGAGGATTGGAAGAAAGATCTTAAAAAGAAGATAAAATCTTCTTTTATCTCACAAAGATCAGATAATGCTGAAATAGTTGCAGGTACTTCAGATTATGTAGAGTTTCTAGGAGATAGAAGAGTAAGTTACATGGTTATAGAAGGAGAATATGCGATGGGCGCAAAAGTTAGGGTCGACATCTCGTTAAAGACTTACGACGCACCTAACGCGGTACAACCATTAATTGATCTTATAAGACTAGCTAAAATCCTTAAGGACAATAACATAGGAGGAGTAATTCCTGAAGTTTGCGGTTATTATTTTAAGAATTCTCCAGTTAGATATAAGTCTATAGACGAGGCAAAAGCTCACTTTGAAGATTTTCTAAAGAAAATAATAAAATAATAAATCAGTCCTCACACGGTGGCATCACTGTTCAGACCGGGGTTCAGTCATCACTACAACTAACTAGTTCTAAAGATAATTATTTCTTACTACTACATTTTCTCCCTTATCTTAATGAGAATCAATTGTCTAAACTATAGATTAAAAAGAAGATGTTAGAACCAAGGCTTATATAGTATAAAAACAATATAACTTAATAAAAAGAAAAGATTT comes from the Acidianus infernus genome and includes:
- the nuoN gene encoding NADH-quinone oxidoreductase subunit NuoN; this encodes MLTQDLPIIILSIMLLFSAIAVLFIKEFRKAFYLTLSVNIIGIIILSFFWIIGFVGYTIFSCTLYLDNVGYLFSIIVLIGTTVVVLGGKSHIESWSTRSSMLSLLLLTGLGLVYMAFAYNILIILGAWGISSAASYAITMLRKDYKSVDAGIKYLIMGLISSSFMIFGFALYFLSVNTFSLNYSTIKYPYLFMLGISLLSIAFFFKLGAFPFQGWLPEVYINADRISVSFISSVGKLLGIIPLLRIISLGDPTQNIITFFVVLFSIMAILSMFVGNIIAFSRRDLPSILAFSSIAQMGFILIGFVALKVNTQIAEAGLITQSLAYVIAQAGLFNFVNYIEKVSGTARFEGLRGLAKSDRGLATSVSILVLSLLGIPPIIGFWGKLFLFESVYLYPWLIIIAVLNSAISAGYYIPVIREMFREGELSFVESEERDSVIFSAILSIGIGIISPLILVIV
- a CDS encoding inositol-3-phosphate synthase — protein: MIRVGLVGVGNVASALVQSIEMAKQGIEIPGILDLPIRADEIEIVTAFDVDKRKVGKKLSEAIFSKPNVVQKYVDVKNDVEVLRGPTLDGIDEQLSKVIEESEEKPVNVKEVLKENNVDVVINLLPAGADKASLFYAEESLSANSSFINATPSNVTERIGDKYKEAKIPIFGDDLLSQIGGTIFHSGIIEFLQKRGVKILRSYQIDIAGNTETFATLEDWKKDLKKKIKSSFISQRSDNAEIVAGTSDYVEFLGDRRVSYMVIEGEYAMGAKVRVDISLKTYDAPNAVQPLIDLIRLAKILKDNNIGGVIPEVCGYYFKNSPVRYKSIDEAKAHFEDFLKKIIK